The following is a genomic window from Geoalkalibacter halelectricus.
TCACCGACAACGACTTTCTCAACCACCGCGACAAAACCCCCAACGGTTACGGTTACGCGGTGTTCGGCAAAGTCGTCCAGGGCATGGACGTGGTCGACGCAATCCGCAAGGTGCCGACCGGCAACGCCGGCTTTCATCAGGACGTGCCCAAGGAGCCCGTTTTGATCGAAAAAGCCGAGGTGCTGAACGAGGGCGCCTGATCCGCAACGACCCTGGCTCACCCACCTAGGAGGCTGTCGGACTATCCATGAGCCGGCTGCAAATCCGGCTGTTTGGCCCGGATTCCGGCTCCTTTTCGGTACGTAGCTACGGCTATGCACTCTCAAAGGAGCCAAAATCCGGACAGAAACATCCAAATTTTCGCTGCGGCCCGGATAGTCCGACAGCCTCCTAGCCCAGCCTGACGCCGCACAGCGCTCAGAGTTCGGTCCCAGTCATAAAAAAACCGCCGGTGCGCCGAGGAGACATCTCCTCGTGCCGCACCGGCGGTTTTTTGTGCCCGTTCCCCTGCCCTGGATCTCCCCTTCGCGGATTTGTGATCGATCTTTTTTCCGCATGTAAAAAGCCAACAAACCACTGGAATTACGCTCTATTCCTGGATGATTGATTTATTTGTCCTGATGGTCGATTTGACTTAAGCTCTTCATTTCCCTAGAATGTTCCGTTGTATTTTCCAAGGATTTTTTCTCCATATTCATAGAAAGGGACATTTCAACCATGGGCATCTATTCTCCCAATCAGCAGGATATTGCACGCAGAATCAACGTCGACTGTGCTCAATCAAATTGGCAGGATTGGAAATGGCAGCTGAAACATTCCGTGACCTCCATCGACACCTTCGAGGATCTGCTCAACATCCGCTTCCCCGCGACGGAGCGCAAAAAGCTTGAGATGACCCTGCGCAAATTTCCCCTCTCGGTCACTCCCTACTACCTCTCCCTCATCGACACCGAGGACTATGACAATTGCCCGGTGTTTCGTCAGGCCTTCCCGGCGCCGGCGGAACTCGAGATCGGCAAGTGCGATCTCGCCGATCCCCTGGCCGAGGATCAGGACAGTCCGGCGCCGGGCATCACCCATCGCTATCCCGACCGGGTGCTGTTTCACGTCAGCAACGTCTGCTCCATGTACTGCCGCCACTGCACGCGCAAGCGCAAGGTGGGCGACCAGGATTCGATTCCCGGCCGCGCGGAGCTGGAAAAAGGCATCGCCTATATCCGCAATCACCCCGAGGTGCGCGACGTGCTTCTCTCGGGCGGCGACCCCCTGATGCTCAACGATGAGTATCTCGACTGGATTCTCGGCGAGATTCGCGCCATCGACCATGTCGAAGTCATCCGCATCGGCTCGCGCATGCCGGTGGTGCTGCCCTATCGCATCACCGACGATCTGGTGGCCATGCTCAAAAAGCATCAGCCCCTGTGGCTCAACACCCATTTCAACCACCCGCGCGAGATCACGACCTCGAGCAAAACCGCGATTCGCAAACTGGCCGACGCCGGCATCCCCCTCGGCAACCAAACGGTGCTGCTGGCCGGGGTCAACGACTGCCCGCGCGTCATCAAGGCCCTGGTGCACAAGCTGGTGGCCAACCGGGTGCGGCCCTATTATCTCTACCAGTGCGATCTGGCCGAGGGCCTGTCGCATTTTCGCACCCCGGTGGGCAAGGGCATCGAGATCATGGAGAGCCTCATCGGCCACACCAGCGGCTTTTCCGTGCCCACCTACGTCATCGACGCCCCGGGCGGCGGCGGCAAGATTCCCCTCAACCCCAACTATTTGATTTCCCTATCCACCAACAAGGTGGTGCTGCGTAATTATGAAGGCGTCATCACCACCTATCAGGAACCCGACAGCTACGAAGCCGATTTCTGCAACCGCAACTGCAACGAATGCCGCCTGCATCTCAAACTCGACGATGCCGAGGAATATCGCGCCACGGGCATCGAGATGCTGCTTTCGGACTGGAACCAGACCATCTCCCTGACCCCGCGCAACAACGAACGCATGGAGCGGAGGAATCATGAGTGACGTCGTCGAGCGCCTGGGGCGCTCCCAGATTCAGCACGGCAAAAGCAACGACCGCATCTACCTGATGAAGCTTGACCCCGCGGAGGCGCCTCGGCTGGTGCCGCAGCTCGATCAGTTGGCGCGCAACAAAGGCTACACCAAGATTTTCGCCAAGGTTCCCGCGCGGGCGCGTCCTGTGTTCGCCCTGGCAGGCTACCGCGAAGAAGCGGCCATTCCCGGTTTCTTCGGCGGACGCGAGGACGCGGCCTTTTTCGGCAAATACTTCTGCGAGCGGCGCCGCAGGGAACGCAAGCCCGACCAGGTGCAGGAGGTGATCGATGCCGCCCGCGCCAAGGCCGGCACGGCGCCTACTCCGCAACTTGAAAACGGCTATCGCCTGCGCCCACTGGGCCCGCGAGACGCCGAGGCCATGGCCGCGCTGTACCGCGAGGTCTTTGCCTCCTACCCTTTCCCCATCCATGATCCCGCTTATCTGCGTCAGACCATGGACGAGAACATTCTCTACTGGGGTGTTGAGGACGGATCGCGCCTGGCGGCCATCTCTTCGGCGGAGACCTACGCGGCCGACGGCAACGCGGAAATGACCGATTTCGCCACCCTGCCCGCCTACCGCGGGGCCGGCTTCGCCCAGGTGTTGCTGGCGCGGATGGAGGAGGAACTCAACAAACGCGGGTACCGCACCGCCTACACCATCGCCCGCGCCTACAGCTTCGGCATGAACATCACCTTCGCCAAGCACGGCTACCGCTTCAGCGGCACCCTGACCCACAACACCGACATTTCCGGCGAACTGGAAAGCATGAATGTCTGGTATAAGCCGCTGGACTCTTAAACAATCCCATTCATCCGGTGAGGGGTCGCAGCCCCCATGGCCGCTTGTCATGGGGGTTGCGACCCCATGCTGAACAGGCAAAAATCACCCGGCTTTCTTCATGCCTTGACAGAGGCCGACCAACTTGGCCACAATCCAACCCGCGCTGCCCGCCAAGGCAGCGCGGGTTTTTTCGTCCGCCAAACCGCTCACCTGGAGGTCACATGGGCTTTCTCACTCTGATCGGACTTTCCGTGGCCTTGGCCATGGATGCCTTTGCCGTGGCTCTGGGGGTCGGGGTGGTGCTGCCGCGCATGACGGTGCGCCAGGTTCTGCGCCTGAGTTTTCACTTCGGCCTGTTCCAGGCCCTGATGCCGGTGATCGGCTGGTTTGCTGGATTGACGGTGCAGAAGTGGATCTCCGCCTATGCACCCTGGGTGGCCTTCGGGCTGCTGGCCCTGATCGGCGGCAAGATGATCTGGGAAGCCTTTCAGGAGGAAAAAGCCCTGCGCGAGCACCGTGATCCCACCCGCGGCCTGTCGCTGTTCCTGCTCTCCGTGGCGACGAGTATCGACGCCCTGGCCGTGGGCTTGTCCCTGGCCATGCTGGAAATCAGTGTCTGGTTTCCGGCCCTGATCATTGGTCTGGTGGCGGCGGCCTTCACGACCGCCGGCATGCTGCTCGGCAAGCGCATCGGCTCGGCCTGGGGCCCCAAGGTGGAGGTGTGTGGAGGCCTGGTGCTATTGGCTATCGGCCTCAAAATCCTGCTGGAAGAGATTTTGTGAAAAACGAACGAACTGTTCGCCATGGGGGCTGCGACCCCACACCATATAAGTTGAGACAATGGATCAGAGATTGGAGAAGGAGAAGACCAAACCCACCAGGGAGATGACGCCGAGAATAATCAGCGAAACGCAGCACTGATCCTCGGCACGGCGGCTGCGCCGCCAGTTGATGAACAAGCCCAACACGCTCAGAACCAGCCCCAGAACCATCAGTGCC
Proteins encoded in this region:
- the kamA gene encoding lysine 2,3-aminomutase; this encodes MGIYSPNQQDIARRINVDCAQSNWQDWKWQLKHSVTSIDTFEDLLNIRFPATERKKLEMTLRKFPLSVTPYYLSLIDTEDYDNCPVFRQAFPAPAELEIGKCDLADPLAEDQDSPAPGITHRYPDRVLFHVSNVCSMYCRHCTRKRKVGDQDSIPGRAELEKGIAYIRNHPEVRDVLLSGGDPLMLNDEYLDWILGEIRAIDHVEVIRIGSRMPVVLPYRITDDLVAMLKKHQPLWLNTHFNHPREITTSSKTAIRKLADAGIPLGNQTVLLAGVNDCPRVIKALVHKLVANRVRPYYLYQCDLAEGLSHFRTPVGKGIEIMESLIGHTSGFSVPTYVIDAPGGGGKIPLNPNYLISLSTNKVVLRNYEGVITTYQEPDSYEADFCNRNCNECRLHLKLDDAEEYRATGIEMLLSDWNQTISLTPRNNERMERRNHE
- the ablB gene encoding putative beta-lysine N-acetyltransferase; the encoded protein is MSDVVERLGRSQIQHGKSNDRIYLMKLDPAEAPRLVPQLDQLARNKGYTKIFAKVPARARPVFALAGYREEAAIPGFFGGREDAAFFGKYFCERRRRERKPDQVQEVIDAARAKAGTAPTPQLENGYRLRPLGPRDAEAMAALYREVFASYPFPIHDPAYLRQTMDENILYWGVEDGSRLAAISSAETYAADGNAEMTDFATLPAYRGAGFAQVLLARMEEELNKRGYRTAYTIARAYSFGMNITFAKHGYRFSGTLTHNTDISGELESMNVWYKPLDS
- a CDS encoding manganese efflux pump MntP; translation: MGFLTLIGLSVALAMDAFAVALGVGVVLPRMTVRQVLRLSFHFGLFQALMPVIGWFAGLTVQKWISAYAPWVAFGLLALIGGKMIWEAFQEEKALREHRDPTRGLSLFLLSVATSIDALAVGLSLAMLEISVWFPALIIGLVAAAFTTAGMLLGKRIGSAWGPKVEVCGGLVLLAIGLKILLEEIL